A genomic stretch from Microtus pennsylvanicus isolate mMicPen1 chromosome 11, mMicPen1.hap1, whole genome shotgun sequence includes:
- the Arrb2 gene encoding beta-arrestin-2 isoform X2: MPNPPRPPTRLQDRLLKKLGQHAHPFFFTIPQNLPCSVTLQPGPEDTGKACGVDFEIRAFCAKSLEEKSHKRNSVRLIIRKVQFAPETPGPQPSAETTRHFLMSDRRSLHLEASLDKELYYHGEPLNVNVHVTNNSAKTVKKIRVSVRQYADICLFSTAQYKCPVAQLEQDDQVSPSSTFCKVYTITPLLSDNREKRGLALDGQLKHEDTNLASSTIVKEGANKEVLGILVSYRVKVKLVVSRGGDVSVELPFVLMHPKPHDHITLPRPQSAPRETDVPVDTNLIEFDTNYATDDDIVFEDFARLRLKGMKDDDCDDQFC, from the exons ATGCCCAACCCACCCCGGCCCCCCACCCGGCTACAGGACCGACTGCTGAAGAAGTTGGGCCAGCATGCCCATCCCTTTTTTTTCACA ATACCCCAGAATTTACCCTGCTCCGTCACCCTGCAGCCAGGACCAGAGGACACAGGGAAG gCCTGCGGAGTCGACTTTGAGATCCGTGCCTTCTGTGCCAAATCCCTGGAAGAAAAAAGCCACAAAAG GAACTCTGTGCGGCTCATCATCAGAAAGGTGCAGTTTGCTCCAGAGACGCCCGGCCCCCAGCCCTCAGCTGAAACCACACGCCACTTCCTCATGTCTGATCGGAGGTCCCTGCATCTAGAGGCTTCCCTGGACAAAGAG CTGTACTACCACGGAGAGCCACTCAATGTCAACGTCCATGTCACCAACAACTCCGCCAAGACCGTCAAGAAGATCAGAGTCTCTG TGAGACAGTATGCCGACATTTGCCTCTTCAGCACCGCACAGTACAAGTGCCCCGTGGCTCAGCTTGAGCAAGA TGACCAGGTGTCTCCCAGTTCCACATTCTgcaaggtgtacaccatcacccCGCTGCTCAGCGACAACCGGGAGAAGCGTGGCCTCGCCCTCGACGGGCAGCTCAAGCATGAAGACACCAACTTGGCTTCCAGCACCAT agtgaaggaGGGAGCCAACAAGGAGGTGCTGGGGATCCTGGTGTCCTATAGAGTCAAGGTGAAGCTGGTGGTGTCTCGAGGCGG ggaTGTCTCCGTGGAGCTGCCTTTTGTTCTCATGCACCCCAAGCCCCATGACCACATCACCCTTCCCAGACCCCAGTCAG CGCCCCGGGAAACAGATGTCCCCGTGGATACCAACCTCATCGAATTTGATACCAA CTACGCCACGGACGACGACATTGTGTTCGAGGACTTTGCCCGGCTTCGGCTGAAGGGGATGAAGGATGACGACTGTGATGACCAGTTCTGCTAG